A genomic segment from Paenibacillus sp. FSL K6-1096 encodes:
- a CDS encoding FAD-dependent oxidoreductase, translating into MRSETVNTDVTVVGGGLAGVCAAIAAARLGQRVALINNRPVLGGNSSSEVRVWVCGATSHGTHRYARETGIMGELFVENQYRNKDGNPYLWDMVVLEAIKAEPNIQLFLNTDVHEVDAYEDGSGGRSIRSVTGWMMGSERRITFESAVFLDCTGDGLVGFLAGAEFRLGREAREEFNEEWAPETPDDITLGSTLLFYTKDAGHPVKYIAPAMAIDVTQTSITERRIIRSGDNGCAYWWIEFGGEQDTVHDNEAIRDELWSVIYGIWDYIKNSGKFDADQMTLEWVGSIPGKREYRRFIGDYILNQNDILAQREFPDRVAFGGWSIDLHPPQGVYATESGSKHMYSDGNYHIPFRSLYSVNVSNLLMAGRDISATHVAFGTTRVMATCAVIGEAAGTGAALCAAKGITPRELQAEHLQELQQTLLRQDASVLGLRNEDEADLALAAAVSASSERSRFSVEASAFSVPLTNNIGITVPVDPELDGIELLIDAAEAGELTVELWETGRPENYVPHTLIQSASAPVQTGPAQWVKLPLQWKPETPRNAFLVVKANAALSLHMADEPASGMLAYGHSDTPAASRDFADQPAQPVVLWDKKKFDHNAPCLRLTGTTRAFAADKVIDGYLRPYGGPHLWSSDHMASGQPEWLELAWNEPVTLREVHVTFNDDVNEDLINLHHHITDAEILPTLVKDYRIEAYISGEWTVIAEAQGNYKRKRVHTLSEAVTTGRLRVVVLETNGREYAEIIEVRVYG; encoded by the coding sequence ATGCGTAGTGAAACGGTTAATACCGATGTAACTGTCGTGGGTGGCGGACTGGCGGGGGTATGTGCGGCAATTGCGGCAGCACGGCTGGGCCAGCGTGTGGCGCTGATTAATAACCGGCCGGTGCTGGGCGGCAACTCCAGCAGTGAGGTGCGGGTATGGGTATGCGGCGCAACCTCGCACGGCACTCACCGGTATGCCCGTGAGACGGGGATTATGGGCGAGCTGTTTGTGGAGAACCAGTACCGCAACAAAGACGGCAATCCTTATCTGTGGGATATGGTCGTACTGGAGGCGATTAAGGCCGAACCGAATATCCAGCTATTCCTGAATACAGATGTGCATGAGGTCGATGCTTACGAGGACGGCAGTGGCGGGCGGAGCATCCGCTCCGTCACAGGCTGGATGATGGGCTCGGAGCGGAGAATTACTTTTGAAAGCGCAGTCTTTCTGGATTGTACGGGGGACGGCCTGGTAGGGTTCCTGGCAGGTGCTGAATTCCGGCTCGGCCGCGAAGCGCGTGAAGAATTCAATGAAGAATGGGCACCGGAGACGCCGGATGACATTACGCTGGGCAGCACCCTGCTCTTCTACACCAAGGACGCCGGCCATCCGGTCAAATATATTGCTCCGGCTATGGCTATCGATGTTACTCAGACCTCGATTACCGAGCGCCGTATCATCCGCAGCGGCGACAATGGCTGCGCCTACTGGTGGATTGAATTCGGCGGGGAGCAGGATACCGTTCATGACAATGAGGCGATCCGCGACGAGCTGTGGTCGGTTATCTACGGAATCTGGGACTATATTAAGAACTCCGGCAAATTCGATGCAGACCAGATGACCCTCGAATGGGTCGGCTCGATTCCCGGCAAACGCGAGTACCGCCGGTTCATAGGCGATTATATTCTGAATCAGAACGATATCCTGGCACAACGCGAATTCCCGGACCGCGTAGCCTTCGGCGGCTGGTCCATTGACCTGCATCCGCCGCAGGGCGTGTACGCTACAGAATCAGGCTCGAAGCATATGTACTCGGACGGCAACTATCACATCCCGTTCCGTTCGCTGTATTCCGTGAACGTCAGCAATCTGCTGATGGCCGGCCGCGACATTAGCGCTACGCATGTAGCGTTCGGCACGACCCGCGTCATGGCCACCTGCGCGGTCATCGGCGAAGCCGCCGGTACCGGTGCTGCGCTCTGCGCCGCCAAGGGAATCACGCCGCGCGAATTGCAGGCGGAACACCTGCAGGAGCTGCAGCAGACGCTGCTCCGCCAGGACGCTTCTGTCCTCGGGCTGCGCAACGAGGATGAAGCCGATCTGGCGCTGGCGGCCGCAGTCAGCGCCTCCAGCGAACGCAGCCGGTTCAGCGTGGAGGCTTCAGCGTTCAGCGTTCCACTAACCAATAACATCGGCATCACCGTTCCGGTTGATCCTGAGCTGGACGGGATCGAGCTGCTGATCGATGCAGCCGAAGCCGGAGAGTTGACGGTCGAGTTATGGGAGACCGGACGGCCGGAGAATTATGTTCCCCATACGCTGATTCAATCTGCATCCGCTCCCGTCCAGACCGGACCCGCGCAGTGGGTGAAGCTCCCGCTGCAATGGAAGCCGGAGACACCGCGCAACGCGTTCCTGGTCGTGAAGGCTAACGCTGCACTGTCGCTGCATATGGCAGATGAGCCGGCTTCGGGGATGCTTGCCTACGGGCATAGCGACACTCCCGCAGCCTCGCGGGATTTCGCGGATCAACCCGCCCAGCCGGTAGTACTGTGGGACAAAAAGAAATTTGACCACAACGCTCCGTGCCTCCGCCTGACCGGGACCACCCGCGCCTTTGCGGCGGACAAAGTGATTGACGGCTACCTGCGTCCGTACGGCGGCCCGCATCTGTGGTCCTCGGACCATATGGCCTCCGGCCAGCCGGAATGGCTGGAGCTGGCCTGGAATGAGCCGGTAACGCTGCGCGAGGTTCATGTTACCTTCAATGACGATGTGAACGAGGACCTGATCAACCTGCATCACCATATCACAGACGCCGAGATCCTGCCTACACTGGTCAAGGATTACCGGATCGAAGCCTACATCAGCGGGGAATGGACTGTGATTGCAGAAGCACAGGGCAACTATAAGCGCAAGCGGGTACACACGCTGAGCGAGGCCGTGACCACCGGCCGTCTGCGGGTCGTGGTTCTGGAGACCAACGGCAGGGAGTATGCGGAGATTATTGAGGTGCGGGTGTACGGTTAA
- a CDS encoding sensor histidine kinase gives MIILLSILVVLLLIIILLQSMSARKHSRQLDYIHHKLEHILEQGTHERLLMMSQSPQVQQLLTDLNRLLDINHQGAVQRARLEKSMRGMLANVSHDLKTPLTVVLGYIETLLHDETVSAEEQQRILRTIHAKAGEVITLMNRFFDLAKLESGDRNIVLSRIELGEVCRRNILAFYDLLSAKGAEVEIEIPDEPLYIMGNDEALDRVLSNLLSNSITYGDAGGVLGLRLYADTGRVYIEVWDRGKGIAEGHEDKVFERLYTLEDSRNRDYQGSGLGLTISKRLTEQMNGTISLSSQPYVRTAFTLSFPRHTF, from the coding sequence ATGATTATCCTGCTGTCCATACTGGTTGTGCTGTTGTTGATCATCATCCTGCTGCAATCCATGAGCGCACGCAAGCATTCACGCCAGCTTGACTATATTCATCACAAGCTGGAGCATATTCTGGAGCAGGGCACGCATGAACGGCTCTTGATGATGAGCCAGAGTCCGCAGGTGCAGCAGCTGCTGACCGACCTGAACCGGCTGCTGGATATCAACCATCAGGGGGCGGTGCAGCGCGCCCGGCTGGAGAAATCGATGCGCGGGATGCTGGCCAATGTCTCCCATGATCTGAAGACCCCGCTGACCGTAGTGCTCGGATACATTGAGACGCTGCTGCATGATGAGACGGTCTCCGCAGAGGAGCAGCAGCGCATCCTGCGCACCATCCACGCCAAGGCTGGAGAGGTGATTACGCTGATGAACCGCTTCTTCGATCTGGCCAAGCTGGAGTCGGGGGACCGGAACATTGTGTTATCCCGGATTGAGCTGGGCGAGGTATGCCGCCGCAATATTCTGGCCTTCTACGATCTCCTTAGTGCCAAGGGCGCCGAGGTGGAGATCGAGATCCCCGATGAGCCGCTCTACATCATGGGCAACGATGAGGCGCTGGACCGGGTGCTGTCCAATCTGCTGTCCAACAGTATTACTTACGGCGATGCTGGCGGAGTGCTTGGACTGAGGCTGTATGCGGATACCGGACGGGTATACATCGAGGTCTGGGACCGGGGCAAGGGCATCGCCGAGGGCCATGAGGACAAGGTGTTTGAGCGGCTGTACACCCTGGAGGATTCGCGCAACCGCGATTACCAGGGCAGCGGGCTGGGGCTGACCATCTCGAAGCGGCTGACCGAGCAGATGAACGGGACGATCTCGCTGAGCAGCCAGCCGTATGTCCGGACGGCGTTTACGCTTTCTTTTCCCCGGCACACCTTCTGA
- a CDS encoding cold shock domain-containing protein: MAERRCGIVKWYKADEGYGRIMLDGQDGEHVFVHFSEILPDPLKGPQGFRFLEEGQQVAFDLCEFPNISDSQYRTAKNVRVLED, translated from the coding sequence ATGGCAGAGCGAAGATGCGGAATTGTCAAATGGTACAAGGCAGATGAAGGGTACGGGCGGATTATGCTGGACGGGCAGGACGGGGAGCATGTTTTTGTACATTTCAGCGAGATTCTGCCGGACCCGCTTAAGGGCCCGCAAGGCTTCAGATTCCTGGAGGAGGGGCAGCAGGTGGCCTTTGATTTATGCGAATTCCCGAACATCTCAGATTCCCAGTACAGGACAGCTAAGAATGTGCGGGTACTGGAGGATTAG
- a CDS encoding DinB family protein: protein MAAKTNMQLIQEYEALIPYIESLAKLEPGVWVTPLEPGKWSLKDLLCHLMLWDKYFYEAAFVSIREGRPLTSQHLNFNEFNANAVRYAETVSVQEAISQFILYRRKITSYAASLSDEALEQTYKDGDGKAFSIRKHLRGFLPHDKHHKKQIERFLKTLQAVKADS from the coding sequence GTGGCAGCCAAAACCAACATGCAGCTTATTCAGGAATATGAAGCTCTGATTCCCTACATTGAATCTCTTGCCAAACTTGAGCCTGGCGTCTGGGTGACACCACTGGAGCCAGGCAAATGGTCCCTTAAAGACCTGCTGTGTCACCTGATGCTGTGGGACAAGTATTTCTATGAAGCCGCTTTTGTAAGCATCCGGGAGGGCCGTCCGCTGACCTCTCAGCATTTGAACTTCAATGAGTTTAATGCCAATGCCGTCCGTTATGCGGAGACTGTGAGCGTACAGGAAGCGATCAGCCAATTCATTCTCTACCGGCGCAAAATCACCAGTTACGCCGCCTCCCTGAGCGATGAAGCTCTGGAGCAGACCTACAAGGATGGCGACGGCAAAGCCTTCAGCATCCGCAAGCATCTGCGCGGCTTTCTTCCGCATGACAAGCACCATAAGAAGCAGATTGAGAGGTTTCTGAAGACGCTTCAAGCCGTCAAGGCTGATTCCTGA
- a CDS encoding phosphoribulokinase codes for MEQEIQRITEWIGSREERIIIGISGHGASGKTTFATELISRLGQDTVNVLNTDPYIIGSDLRKYAMIEYEYNGEHYRDKMTACHPSAHHASALERDIRMLRDGLELYSIATHYAESTRLTPDRKLNIIEGMSVAFTDPALYDLTIYLYTDGETELERRGVRDVAERGTELAYLLKSHEQRRIQYELFMHPYHENFDIVIRNQP; via the coding sequence ATGGAACAGGAAATACAGCGGATAACTGAATGGATTGGCAGCCGGGAGGAGCGGATCATTATCGGCATCTCGGGCCACGGTGCCTCCGGCAAAACAACGTTTGCCACCGAGCTGATAAGCCGTCTGGGGCAGGATACGGTGAATGTTCTAAATACTGATCCTTACATTATCGGGTCTGATCTCAGGAAGTACGCTATGATCGAATATGAATACAACGGTGAACATTACCGCGACAAAATGACAGCCTGCCACCCGTCCGCCCATCATGCCAGTGCGCTGGAGCGGGACATCCGGATGCTGCGGGACGGGCTGGAGCTGTATTCGATAGCAACCCATTATGCGGAGAGCACACGGCTCACGCCTGACCGCAAGCTTAATATTATCGAGGGGATGAGCGTGGCGTTCACGGACCCGGCGTTATACGATCTCACAATCTATCTGTATACTGATGGCGAGACCGAGCTGGAACGCAGAGGGGTCCGTGATGTGGCCGAGCGGGGGACAGAACTCGCTTACCTGCTGAAATCCCATGAGCAGCGCAGGATTCAATATGAATTATTCATGCATCCCTATCATGAGAATTTCGACATCGTCATCAGGAATCAGCCTTGA
- a CDS encoding AraC family transcriptional regulator translates to MRTHWSVQPATYLYWDQKKHFLLEHDTYPVWTIFAVEQGQFAYRFGEHEGEGGFGDLIVCPPKTAFYRRTLTALTFHFIQFIWEEEGKSEEDALLAGKWTVRDAERLRSTYRYLRSIGRGVLGEPALGRMKHMVEDLWRLLEIEHSSAAHNQQSAEARPGPLMQQARQWLEEHAGTSMSMSHLARLLELTPVQLTRQFRSAYGTTPSEFVTGLRLKRACRLLEDSTQSIDLIAQQCGYENGFYLSRVFTAKLGITPSQYRRQHRL, encoded by the coding sequence ATGCGTACACACTGGTCCGTCCAGCCGGCAACCTATCTCTATTGGGATCAGAAAAAGCATTTTCTGCTGGAGCATGATACCTATCCGGTATGGACGATCTTCGCGGTCGAGCAAGGACAATTCGCTTACCGGTTCGGTGAGCACGAAGGGGAAGGCGGATTCGGGGACCTTATTGTATGTCCGCCCAAGACAGCTTTTTACCGGAGAACACTCACCGCTCTAACCTTCCACTTCATTCAATTCATATGGGAAGAGGAAGGGAAGTCCGAAGAGGACGCCCTGCTTGCGGGCAAATGGACCGTCCGGGATGCGGAGCGTCTCAGGTCAACGTACCGTTATCTGCGGAGCATCGGCAGAGGAGTGCTGGGCGAGCCTGCGCTTGGCAGGATGAAGCATATGGTGGAGGACCTGTGGAGGTTACTTGAAATTGAACACAGCAGCGCGGCGCACAATCAGCAATCCGCAGAGGCCCGTCCCGGTCCGCTGATGCAGCAGGCCAGGCAATGGCTGGAGGAGCATGCCGGTACCTCTATGAGTATGAGTCATTTGGCCCGGCTGCTGGAGCTTACCCCGGTTCAATTGACAAGACAATTCCGGTCTGCCTATGGGACGACCCCTTCGGAATTCGTGACCGGACTCAGGCTTAAGCGTGCCTGCCGGCTGCTGGAGGATTCCACGCAGTCCATCGACCTGATTGCCCAGCAGTGCGGCTATGAGAACGGCTTTTACCTCAGCCGGGTGTTCACAGCGAAGCTGGGAATCACGCCGTCGCAATACCGCAGGCAGCACCGCTTATAG
- a CDS encoding response regulator transcription factor, with translation MQQRVLLIEDDEAISEMVSSYLTREGYIVDTAYDGEAAVSRFLGSPAYDLVLLDLMLPKRSGTDVLQIIRGGSLVPVLIMSAKDSDVDKALGLGFGADDYITKPFSMIELAARVKAAIRRAGYAAAGSQAAVGSLTPPGTEPQPEPKIITRGGLTVDLDNFAVLKNGENVKLTAKEFHILKLFVSNPGRVFTKAQIYSLVWEEDYFGDENVINVHMRRLREKIEEDPSHPVYIRTLWGIGYKLGDLP, from the coding sequence ATGCAGCAGAGAGTGCTGCTGATTGAGGATGATGAAGCAATCAGCGAGATGGTCAGCTCTTATCTGACCAGGGAAGGCTATATAGTAGATACCGCTTACGATGGAGAGGCAGCGGTCAGCAGGTTCCTTGGCAGTCCGGCGTACGACTTGGTGCTGCTGGATCTGATGCTGCCGAAGCGCAGCGGCACCGATGTGCTGCAGATCATCCGCGGCGGCAGTCTGGTGCCGGTGCTGATCATGTCGGCGAAGGACAGCGATGTGGACAAGGCACTGGGGCTGGGCTTCGGTGCGGATGATTATATCACCAAGCCGTTCTCGATGATTGAGCTGGCGGCCCGGGTGAAGGCGGCGATCCGCCGGGCCGGTTATGCAGCCGCCGGAAGCCAGGCGGCCGTTGGCAGCCTCACGCCGCCCGGAACGGAGCCGCAGCCGGAACCCAAGATAATTACGCGGGGCGGATTAACTGTGGATCTCGATAACTTCGCTGTGCTGAAGAACGGGGAGAATGTGAAGCTCACGGCCAAGGAATTCCACATCCTGAAGCTGTTCGTCAGCAATCCCGGAAGGGTCTTCACGAAGGCGCAAATCTACAGCCTCGTCTGGGAGGAAGACTATTTCGGCGACGAGAATGTCATTAATGTACATATGCGCAGACTGCGCGAGAAGATTGAGGAGGATCCGTCTCATCCGGTATATATCCGCACACTGTGGGGGATCGGCTACAAGCTGGGGGACCTGCCGTAA
- a CDS encoding glycoside hydrolase family 88 protein: MTNEGLLQKIGLVVDRLMNLGGSDYEKDKTVVQAETRIGIVQRDFGIEEWDWPQGVGLYGLYKLQNYYGDTRYMEFFRNWYSRNLEAGLPSKNINTTAPYLPLVLLLDQLEPSGELEELCREHADWLIHELPKTKEGGFQHTVTAIGNRDGIHLHNGQLWIDTLFMAVLFLNQAGHKFNRPEWAHEAEHQILLHIKYLFDKHTGLFFHGWSFERNDNFGSIFWCRGNSWFTYGIVDYLEACQDSISPGLRRFLIDTYTAQVNALVSLQAASGLWHTVLLDPSSYEEVSGSAAIAAGMIKGIKAGILDSSYQAAADKAIQAVCQNISADGTVLNVSAGTGMGMDKDHYKNIALRPMAYGQSLALIALYEALN; this comes from the coding sequence ATGACAAATGAAGGATTGCTGCAAAAAATCGGACTGGTCGTAGACAGGCTTATGAACCTGGGCGGCAGCGACTATGAAAAGGATAAAACCGTGGTTCAGGCCGAGACCAGAATAGGGATTGTGCAGCGGGATTTCGGCATTGAAGAATGGGATTGGCCTCAGGGCGTAGGCCTGTATGGTCTTTACAAGCTGCAGAACTATTATGGCGATACGCGTTATATGGAATTTTTCCGGAATTGGTATTCCCGTAACCTGGAGGCGGGCCTGCCTTCCAAAAACATTAATACGACCGCTCCATATCTGCCTTTGGTGCTGCTCCTGGATCAGCTTGAGCCTTCCGGTGAACTGGAGGAGCTATGCCGGGAGCATGCGGATTGGCTCATTCATGAGCTGCCCAAAACCAAAGAAGGCGGCTTTCAGCATACGGTCACTGCCATTGGCAACCGGGATGGAATTCACCTGCACAACGGACAGCTATGGATTGATACGCTGTTTATGGCGGTGCTGTTTCTGAACCAGGCGGGGCACAAGTTTAACCGGCCGGAGTGGGCGCATGAGGCTGAACACCAGATTCTGCTCCATATCAAATATTTGTTCGACAAGCATACCGGCCTGTTCTTCCACGGCTGGAGCTTCGAACGCAATGATAATTTCGGCAGCATCTTCTGGTGCCGCGGCAATTCCTGGTTCACGTACGGGATCGTTGATTACCTGGAAGCCTGCCAGGATTCGATTAGCCCGGGGCTCCGGCGGTTTCTGATTGATACGTATACGGCTCAGGTCAATGCTCTGGTATCCCTCCAGGCAGCATCCGGTCTGTGGCATACCGTCCTGCTGGACCCGTCCAGCTATGAAGAGGTATCCGGGTCGGCCGCAATCGCTGCAGGGATGATCAAAGGCATCAAAGCCGGTATTCTGGATTCCTCTTATCAGGCTGCGGCAGACAAGGCCATTCAGGCGGTATGTCAAAATATTAGCGCAGATGGAACGGTGCTGAATGTGTCGGCCGGAACCGGTATGGGCATGGATAAGGACCATTACAAGAACATTGCCCTCAGACCTATGGCGTACGGACAGTCCTTAGCTCTTATTGCTTTATATGAAGCGTTAAACTAA
- a CDS encoding alpha/beta hydrolase family protein — translation MESLEHYMKQLTAAAAQSAAFHKELPFGKWRAALAERFAKRLGGFPAQSAALAPLLLERTVCSGYIRERVEITTYEGLRMPLYLLLPQEPVSSPCPAVLAIHGHGYGSREITGLSPDGSERTGDPGLHKDFAVSLVKQGFVVAAPEVLGFGDRRLAEDAESGEPGRNSCFRLSSALLLAGQTMAGYRIYETMRALDYLLAREEVHSGRIGIMGISGGGLVAGFTAALDERIHCAVVSGYASTFADSILARSHCLDNYIPAILLEAEMPDLLGLIAPRSLFLESGDRDHLFGPEAARTALARLKDIYRAAGSEEQVEADFFSGGHEIHGGPAYTWLRRQLAGV, via the coding sequence ATGGAATCACTGGAACACTATATGAAGCAGCTCACCGCTGCTGCCGCGCAGAGCGCAGCCTTCCATAAGGAGCTGCCCTTTGGGAAGTGGCGGGCCGCTCTTGCTGAGAGGTTCGCGAAGCGGCTGGGCGGCTTCCCCGCGCAGTCGGCGGCGCTTGCACCTTTGCTGCTGGAGCGGACCGTCTGCAGCGGATACATACGTGAACGTGTAGAGATTACCACTTATGAAGGACTCAGAATGCCGCTCTATCTGCTGCTTCCGCAGGAGCCGGTCTCTTCCCCCTGCCCGGCAGTACTGGCGATTCACGGACACGGCTATGGCAGCCGGGAGATCACCGGCTTGAGCCCGGACGGGTCGGAACGCACAGGCGACCCGGGGCTGCATAAGGATTTTGCCGTCTCGCTGGTGAAGCAGGGCTTCGTGGTTGCTGCACCGGAGGTGCTGGGCTTCGGAGACAGGCGGCTGGCCGAGGATGCGGAGAGCGGAGAGCCCGGCCGCAATTCCTGCTTCCGGCTGTCCTCTGCGCTGCTGCTGGCGGGTCAGACCATGGCAGGTTACCGGATCTATGAGACGATGAGGGCGCTGGATTATCTGCTGGCACGGGAAGAGGTCCATAGCGGCCGGATCGGCATCATGGGCATTTCCGGCGGCGGGCTGGTGGCCGGCTTCACGGCTGCTCTGGATGAACGGATTCACTGTGCGGTGGTCAGCGGGTACGCTAGCACATTCGCTGACAGCATTCTTGCGCGAAGCCATTGTCTGGATAATTACATCCCGGCGATTCTGCTGGAGGCAGAGATGCCGGATTTACTTGGCCTAATCGCTCCCCGCAGCCTGTTCCTGGAGTCGGGGGACCGTGACCACCTGTTCGGACCGGAAGCCGCCCGGACAGCGTTAGCCAGGCTGAAGGACATTTACAGGGCGGCAGGCAGCGAGGAACAGGTAGAAGCTGACTTTTTCAGCGGGGGACATGAGATTCACGGCGGACCGGCATATACGTGGCTGCGGAGACAGCTTGCCGGAGTCTGA
- a CDS encoding carbohydrate-binding protein — translation MFKRLRLLSLIVCMLASIVAVVPLTANAAGTIVSYPLPSVYTTTSQYTVTADSTNIPVIDTSEVFVNYNYCNFSFSGTTTITITASEPINTYNISPKALGITATKSGNTLTFTLSSPTYLIVKINNLKDLVIAADALETNVPASSGSGIYNVKTQYGADSTGATLATTAIQNAINAANAAGGGIVYVPAGVYKSGNIVLKSNVSVYLEGGSVIRGSGNPSDYTTHFHKNSLNKDGTWFIYTETNANNIKIYGRGTIDGNGHYMRNTNNYLNNILVPLQCSNFTVDGITIRDSGGWATIVTRSNNVTFQNTKHFNNNELDYENDAIDIQESQNVLIKHTVAVSEDDTYSFKTWDVATTDIAANWPGTPENQSNVVVDDALAWSRCGAFKVGDGVKQLQDGIVVKNSFVYRCWRALAVGHLYGTPAAQNIIFDNIDVEGFWPRSGVHSRWFDLSAKTGPIKNVVYNNINLRALGEVSIMKGWSDTATVSGVTINNVRVGGVAVDNLTDLKITDTNSYAAAPKFNTLKFEAEGYNLSSGVLSYESSTDGGLNVGAGTNGDYIAFKNVDFGSTAKTSIDLKVASANSGGRIEFHLDSPTGTMLGYWTAESTGGWQKWSLKNIPISAGTAVGNHTVYVTFVKSDSSTVANLTWFQFK, via the coding sequence ATGTTCAAACGGTTAAGGTTATTAAGTTTAATTGTTTGTATGCTCGCCAGTATTGTAGCTGTCGTTCCTTTAACAGCAAACGCGGCGGGTACAATTGTGAGCTATCCACTACCATCGGTCTATACCACGACCAGTCAATACACGGTAACAGCAGACTCTACCAATATACCGGTCATCGACACTTCAGAGGTATTTGTAAACTATAATTATTGTAATTTCTCTTTTTCAGGTACGACTACCATCACAATAACAGCCAGCGAGCCTATCAATACCTATAATATTTCTCCCAAAGCATTGGGAATCACTGCAACCAAGAGCGGGAATACACTTACCTTTACCCTTTCATCGCCAACCTATCTTATCGTTAAAATCAATAACCTGAAGGATCTGGTGATTGCGGCAGATGCGCTTGAAACCAATGTTCCGGCCTCATCCGGTTCAGGGATATACAATGTTAAAACCCAGTACGGTGCTGACAGTACCGGTGCCACATTGGCTACAACGGCCATACAGAATGCCATTAATGCGGCTAACGCAGCAGGCGGCGGTATCGTATACGTTCCAGCCGGTGTGTACAAGAGCGGAAACATTGTTCTAAAAAGCAATGTCTCGGTTTATCTGGAGGGTGGTTCGGTTATACGGGGTTCAGGAAATCCAAGCGATTACACTACCCATTTCCATAAGAACTCTCTGAATAAGGATGGAACCTGGTTTATTTATACCGAAACCAATGCCAACAATATTAAGATATACGGCAGGGGAACTATTGACGGCAATGGCCATTATATGAGGAATACAAACAATTATTTGAACAATATTCTTGTCCCCTTGCAGTGTAGCAACTTCACGGTTGACGGCATCACCATCAGAGACAGCGGCGGCTGGGCTACAATCGTTACCAGATCGAATAACGTAACCTTCCAGAACACCAAGCACTTCAACAACAATGAGCTGGATTATGAGAATGATGCCATAGACATTCAAGAGAGCCAGAATGTACTCATCAAGCACACTGTAGCCGTATCGGAGGATGACACCTACTCTTTTAAGACATGGGATGTAGCCACTACGGATATCGCTGCAAACTGGCCGGGAACTCCTGAGAACCAGTCCAATGTAGTTGTGGATGATGCTTTGGCTTGGAGCAGATGCGGAGCATTCAAGGTTGGAGATGGAGTGAAACAGCTTCAGGACGGCATTGTTGTTAAAAACTCTTTTGTATACCGGTGCTGGCGCGCTTTAGCAGTAGGTCATCTATATGGAACTCCGGCAGCACAGAACATCATCTTTGATAATATCGATGTGGAAGGCTTCTGGCCAAGATCCGGTGTTCACTCCAGATGGTTCGATCTGTCGGCCAAAACCGGTCCGATCAAAAATGTGGTCTATAATAATATCAATTTACGCGCTTTAGGTGAGGTTTCCATCATGAAGGGCTGGAGTGATACCGCTACTGTCTCTGGAGTTACAATCAATAATGTTCGCGTCGGTGGCGTTGCGGTAGATAATTTGACAGATTTGAAAATAACAGATACAAACAGCTATGCTGCAGCTCCCAAATTCAACACTTTGAAGTTTGAAGCGGAAGGCTATAACCTTAGCTCAGGTGTTCTTTCCTATGAGTCAAGCACTGACGGCGGGCTGAATGTGGGTGCCGGGACTAATGGGGACTATATCGCATTTAAAAATGTAGACTTTGGCAGTACAGCCAAAACAAGCATTGATCTGAAGGTTGCATCTGCTAACTCCGGCGGAAGAATTGAATTCCACCTGGACAGCCCTACTGGCACTATGCTGGGTTATTGGACAGCAGAAAGCACCGGCGGATGGCAGAAATGGTCGCTCAAGAATATCCCGATTAGTGCCGGAACAGCTGTAGGAAATCATACGGTATATGTTACTTTTGTGAAGTCCGATTCAAGCACAGTAGCCAATTTAACCTGGTTCCAGTTTAAATAA